The Staphylococcus sp. KG4-3 genome has a window encoding:
- a CDS encoding YtxH domain-containing protein yields the protein MKTAQILLGLGAGVATGLGVALMNRDKKDSNEFIEHAKKPVGAEPEFDREINTIKQSINDITNYIAQIKSESTEFGSSIGDEVKTMIGDFKSDIDPNIEKLQSHIENLQNRGEEITKAFEKDN from the coding sequence ATGAAAACAGCTCAAATATTATTAGGTCTAGGTGCTGGAGTTGCTACTGGTCTAGGCGTAGCGTTGATGAATCGTGATAAAAAAGATTCTAATGAATTTATTGAACACGCAAAAAAACCGGTGGGTGCTGAGCCTGAGTTTGATAGAGAAATCAATACAATTAAACAAAGTATAAACGACATCACTAACTATATTGCTCAAATAAAGTCTGAAAGTACTGAATTTGGTAGTTCAATAGGTGATGAAGTTAAAACAATGATTGGTGATTTCAAATCAGATATAGACCCTAATATCGAAAAACTACAATCTCATATAGAAAACCTTCAAAACCGTGGAGAAGAAATTACTAAAGCGTTCGAAAAAGATAATTAA
- a CDS encoding DUF3267 domain-containing protein — protein sequence MYLCTRQIDINARFGLPRIAFLSLVTTIITFLIAYEILYFFSNTKLTDKYFLVFLLLVLVLYPIHKAIHLFFLFPYYKSFKKYKLLKQKNIPFYNTYVNTPVNKYYFCFDLITPVIIITCVCAYLSTLFPQYGHYLMFLIALNMGYSVMDFLYLKIIIFSNEGTYIEEHQTGINILNKVESKHERHI from the coding sequence ATGTATCTTTGTACACGGCAAATAGATATTAATGCGCGTTTTGGTTTACCTAGGATTGCTTTTCTTAGTTTAGTCACAACAATCATTACATTTCTCATTGCTTATGAAATTTTATACTTCTTTTCAAATACAAAGTTAACAGATAAATATTTTTTAGTTTTTTTGTTACTCGTATTAGTTTTATACCCTATTCATAAAGCAATTCATTTATTCTTTTTGTTTCCGTACTATAAATCATTTAAAAAGTATAAGTTATTAAAACAAAAAAACATCCCATTTTATAACACGTACGTTAACACGCCTGTAAACAAGTATTATTTTTGTTTTGATTTGATAACACCAGTTATTATAATCACTTGTGTTTGCGCTTATTTAAGTACTTTATTCCCGCAGTATGGACATTATCTAATGTTTCTTATTGCCTTAAACATGGGCTATTCGGTAATGGATTTTCTATATTTAAAGATTATTATATTTTCAAATGAAGGAACTTACATTGAAGAACATCAAACAGGCATCAATATATTAAATAAAGTTGAATCAAAACATGAACGTCATATATAA
- a CDS encoding foldase protein PrsA: protein MKTLKKVILPVTASALLLGACGNSATDSKEDTIISSKAGDVKVEDVMNKIGDEQIANSSFSILLNKLLADKYKDEVNTKDIDKEVEKEQKQYGGKDQFESMLKQQKMSLGDYKEQKKLQAYQKELLNDKVDISDKEIKEDTKKGSHILIKVKENKDDKEGLSDKDAKAKAEKIQKQVEKDPDKFGEIAKKESMDKSSAKKDGSLGYVTKGQMEDKFEKALFKLKEGDISDVVKTDYGYHIIKADKQDDFDKEKGKLKAQLIQSKVQKEPKLLTDAYKELLDEYKVDYKDRDIKKAIEDSILDPEKIKQQQQQQQQQQMMQQSGAGMSTGQ, encoded by the coding sequence ATGAAAACATTGAAAAAAGTTATACTTCCTGTTACTGCAAGTGCTTTATTATTGGGTGCGTGTGGTAACAGTGCAACAGACTCAAAAGAAGATACAATTATTTCTTCCAAAGCTGGTGACGTTAAAGTAGAAGATGTTATGAATAAAATTGGCGATGAACAAATTGCTAACAGTTCTTTCTCTATTTTATTAAATAAACTACTGGCTGATAAATATAAAGATGAAGTTAACACTAAAGATATTGATAAAGAAGTTGAAAAAGAGCAAAAACAATATGGTGGTAAAGACCAATTTGAAAGTATGTTAAAACAACAAAAAATGTCTCTAGGCGATTACAAAGAACAAAAAAAATTACAAGCTTATCAAAAAGAATTGCTTAATGACAAAGTAGATATCTCAGATAAAGAAATAAAAGAAGATACTAAAAAAGGCTCTCACATCTTAATTAAAGTTAAAGAAAACAAAGATGATAAAGAAGGCTTATCGGATAAAGATGCTAAAGCTAAAGCAGAAAAAATCCAAAAACAAGTTGAGAAAGATCCAGATAAATTTGGCGAAATTGCTAAAAAAGAATCAATGGATAAATCCTCAGCTAAAAAAGATGGAAGTTTAGGTTATGTTACCAAAGGTCAAATGGAAGATAAATTTGAAAAGGCACTCTTCAAGCTTAAAGAGGGTGACATTTCTGATGTAGTCAAAACTGATTACGGCTATCACATCATTAAAGCAGATAAGCAAGATGATTTTGATAAAGAAAAAGGGAAACTTAAAGCACAATTAATTCAATCTAAAGTTCAAAAAGAACCTAAATTATTAACAGATGCATATAAAGAGTTATTGGATGAATACAAAGTAGATTACAAAGATAGAGATATCAAAAAAGCAATCGAAGATTCAATCTTGGATCCTGAGAAAATTAAACAACAACAGCAACAACAACAACAGCAACAAATGATGCAACAAAGTGGTGCTGGCATGTCTACAGGACAATAG
- the yhaM gene encoding 3'-5' exoribonuclease YhaM — protein sequence MRNVENLNPGDSVDHFFLIHRATQGVTAQGKDYMTLHLQDKSGDIEAKLWTVSKEDMKVLEPEKIVHVTGDIINYRGRKQMKINKIKLATPEDNMKTQDFVDGAPMTPDEIQEEISHYMLEIENATLQRITRHLIRKHQEAFFTFPAASTHHHNFSSGLSYHVLTMLQVAKSICDIYPLLNRSLLYSAIILHDLGKVRELSGPVATSYTVEGNLLGHISIASDEVVEAARELNIDGEEVLLLRHMILAHHGKMEFGSPKLPHMKEAEILFFIDNIDAKMNMFEKAFKKTNKGQFTERIFGLDGRQFYNPTSLD from the coding sequence ATGAGAAATGTTGAAAATTTAAATCCTGGAGATTCAGTGGATCATTTTTTCTTGATTCATAGAGCTACACAAGGTGTAACTGCTCAAGGTAAAGATTATATGACGCTTCATTTACAAGACAAAAGTGGTGATATTGAAGCGAAACTTTGGACTGTAAGTAAAGAAGATATGAAAGTATTAGAGCCTGAAAAGATTGTACACGTTACAGGAGATATCATAAATTATCGTGGCCGTAAACAAATGAAAATTAATAAAATAAAATTGGCTACACCTGAAGATAATATGAAAACACAAGATTTTGTAGATGGTGCACCTATGACACCTGATGAAATTCAAGAAGAGATTTCACATTATATGTTAGAAATTGAAAATGCGACTTTACAACGTATTACGCGTCATTTAATACGTAAACATCAGGAAGCGTTCTTTACATTTCCGGCTGCAAGTACGCACCATCACAACTTCTCAAGTGGTTTAAGTTACCATGTGTTAACAATGTTGCAAGTAGCTAAATCAATATGCGATATTTATCCATTATTGAATCGCAGCTTATTATATAGTGCCATTATTTTACATGATTTAGGTAAAGTAAGAGAATTAAGTGGACCAGTAGCTACATCTTATACGGTTGAAGGAAACTTATTGGGGCACATTTCGATTGCAAGTGATGAGGTAGTTGAAGCTGCTAGAGAATTAAACATTGATGGTGAAGAGGTATTGTTATTACGTCATATGATTTTAGCACATCATGGTAAAATGGAATTTGGATCACCTAAATTACCACACATGAAAGAAGCTGAAATATTGTTCTTTATTGATAATATAGATGCGAAAATGAATATGTTTGAAAAAGCATTTAAGAAAACAAATAAAGGACAATTTACGGAACGTATCTTTGGATTAGATGGTAGACAATTTTACAATCCGACATCTTTAGATTAA
- a CDS encoding AAA family ATPase, producing MKIKSLEIYGYGKFIQRKIEFDESFTEIYGENESGKSTIQAFIHSILFGFPTKKENEPRLEPRLGNQYGGKLTLIQDDGSLVEVERIKGSATGDLKVYLPNGTIKDETWLNKELNFISKRTYQGIFSFDVLGLQDIHKKMDETQLQNYLLQAGALGSTEFTSMREILSNKKEMLYKKNGRNPIINQQLEQLKELEGQIREEEAKLTSYKRLVDDKDKAERRLSNLKQNLTQLSKMHEQKQKEIALHEQTQEWKQLETQLNIEPIVFPEQGIDRYESAKIQTQNLKRDIGLREERLAHLKAENEKVKVPKQSDIDAFNHLHQQENEIKQKEYELKAVEKEIQDKTREKSGLSSNIGWQDVHHQVDDSEAMKSHVSNQIKNKQEQTAYIQQLERNIEENKIDKDTNNVEIKSLEADIVPEENFEKKKQYNKRVFELQEKNNLYQKMKEAFDTEQRENEKKQNSLRIGLMILAVIGIGLTIFSFVSANIIFGVVFAILSLIFIVGIFFIKSKEIGHSETFSKEIDDLQHQVNHLEENYDLDFDLDDQYRVREQYQTAIKTKEAIDKKAAYLEDTLEKAKQHYQTAQNNINDVKSDLFLSNKMSDELIIDSINTMNKIKEHDVHITELHEKAHELQQQLDEFYAHAQEITKKQFSYFNELSLFHDIRQWLKEETSNLDKWNRNNEQIKLIESEVAQLHNRLNENSNVISQLFNFVNVNDEESYYQHHVQHQNYHQQMARFNDLSKYLENQNYNYDTSSRLSEKTAAQLTNEDEVLARQVDDYNEQYLELQSQVSDLNAKITDMETDKTLADLRHRFHILKNKVNDEAKDWASLSYLQALVEGHIKQIKDKRLPQVINEATNIFSHLTNGHYVQVTYANDDLMVKQANGQMYEPVELSQSTKEILYIALRLSLIQTLKPYYPFPIIIDDAFVHFDKYRKDIMMNYLRQMPSSYQILYFTCVKDTSVPSKQIITLNKIEEGGK from the coding sequence ATGAAAATTAAATCATTAGAGATTTATGGATACGGTAAATTTATACAAAGAAAGATTGAATTTGATGAATCATTTACTGAAATATATGGAGAAAATGAATCAGGTAAATCAACTATCCAAGCATTTATTCATTCCATACTTTTCGGCTTCCCAACTAAGAAAGAAAATGAGCCACGTTTAGAGCCTCGATTAGGAAACCAATACGGTGGAAAATTAACTTTAATTCAAGATGATGGATCGTTAGTAGAGGTTGAACGTATTAAAGGCAGTGCAACAGGTGACTTAAAAGTATACTTACCTAACGGAACTATTAAAGATGAAACTTGGTTGAATAAAGAACTGAATTTTATATCTAAGCGTACATATCAAGGCATTTTTTCTTTTGACGTACTTGGACTTCAAGATATTCATAAAAAAATGGATGAAACGCAATTACAAAATTATCTGTTACAAGCAGGTGCATTAGGTTCAACAGAATTTACAAGTATGCGCGAAATATTAAGCAATAAAAAAGAAATGTTATATAAGAAAAATGGTCGTAATCCTATCATAAATCAACAATTAGAACAGTTGAAAGAACTTGAAGGACAAATTAGAGAAGAAGAAGCAAAGTTAACTTCATATAAAAGATTAGTTGATGATAAAGATAAAGCTGAACGTAGGTTAAGTAATTTAAAGCAAAATTTAACACAATTATCTAAAATGCATGAGCAAAAACAAAAAGAGATTGCATTACATGAACAGACTCAAGAATGGAAACAACTAGAAACCCAATTAAATATTGAACCAATAGTGTTTCCAGAACAAGGTATTGATCGTTATGAATCTGCAAAAATACAAACACAAAATTTAAAACGTGATATTGGTTTACGTGAGGAACGATTAGCACATCTAAAAGCAGAAAATGAAAAAGTAAAAGTGCCAAAACAAAGTGACATAGATGCGTTTAATCATTTACATCAACAAGAAAACGAAATTAAACAAAAAGAATATGAATTAAAGGCTGTAGAAAAAGAAATTCAAGATAAAACACGTGAAAAATCAGGGCTAAGTTCAAATATTGGTTGGCAAGATGTTCATCATCAAGTAGACGATTCTGAAGCAATGAAAAGTCACGTGAGTAATCAAATTAAAAACAAGCAAGAACAAACTGCATATATACAACAACTTGAACGTAACATTGAAGAAAATAAAATTGATAAAGACACAAACAACGTAGAAATAAAATCATTAGAAGCGGACATTGTTCCAGAAGAAAATTTTGAAAAGAAAAAGCAATATAATAAAAGAGTATTTGAATTACAAGAAAAAAATAACCTCTATCAAAAAATGAAAGAGGCATTTGATACTGAGCAACGTGAAAATGAAAAAAAACAAAATTCATTACGTATAGGTCTAATGATATTAGCAGTAATAGGAATTGGGTTAACAATTTTCTCATTTGTATCTGCAAATATTATTTTCGGTGTAGTATTCGCAATTTTATCTCTTATCTTTATCGTAGGTATATTCTTTATAAAATCAAAAGAAATTGGACATAGCGAAACATTTTCAAAAGAGATTGATGATTTGCAGCATCAAGTGAATCATTTAGAGGAAAATTATGACCTTGATTTTGATTTGGATGATCAGTATAGAGTGCGTGAACAGTATCAAACTGCAATTAAAACAAAAGAAGCAATCGATAAAAAAGCAGCTTATTTAGAAGACACATTAGAGAAAGCCAAACAACATTATCAAACTGCTCAGAATAATATTAATGACGTTAAATCAGATTTGTTCTTATCGAATAAAATGTCTGACGAATTAATTATTGATAGCATTAATACAATGAATAAAATAAAAGAACATGATGTTCATATTACTGAACTTCATGAAAAAGCACATGAATTACAACAACAATTAGATGAATTTTATGCTCATGCGCAAGAAATCACTAAAAAGCAATTTTCATATTTTAATGAATTGTCATTATTCCACGATATAAGACAATGGCTAAAAGAAGAAACAAGTAATTTAGATAAGTGGAATAGAAACAATGAACAAATTAAGTTGATTGAAAGTGAGGTTGCACAACTTCATAATAGATTAAACGAAAATAGTAATGTAATTTCACAATTATTTAATTTTGTTAATGTTAATGATGAAGAGTCTTATTACCAACATCATGTTCAACATCAAAATTACCATCAACAGATGGCACGTTTTAATGATTTATCAAAATACCTAGAAAATCAAAATTACAATTATGATACTAGTTCTAGATTGAGTGAGAAAACTGCTGCGCAATTAACTAATGAAGATGAAGTACTCGCACGACAAGTAGATGATTATAATGAGCAATATTTAGAACTACAGTCACAAGTAAGTGATTTAAATGCTAAAATTACAGATATGGAAACAGATAAAACTTTAGCTGATCTAAGACATAGATTCCATATACTTAAAAACAAAGTGAATGATGAAGCTAAAGATTGGGCTAGTCTTAGTTATCTACAAGCTTTAGTAGAAGGGCATATTAAGCAAATTAAAGATAAACGTTTGCCACAAGTGATAAACGAAGCAACAAATATCTTTTCGCATTTAACAAATGGTCATTATGTGCAAGTCACATATGCTAATGACGATTTAATGGTAAAACAAGCAAATGGACAGATGTATGAGCCTGTAGAGTTAAGTCAGTCTACGAAAGAAATTTTATATATTGCATTACGTTTGAGTTTAATTCAAACTTTAAAACCGTATTATCCATTCCCAATTATTATTGATGACGCTTTTGTGCATTTTGATAAATATAGAAAAGATATCATGATGAATTATTTAAGACAAATGCCAAGTAGTTATCAAATTTTGTATTTTACATGTGTGAAAGATACGAGTGTGCCTTCAAAACAAATTATTACTTTAAATAAAATCGAGGAAGGCGGTAAATAA
- a CDS encoding DNA repair exonuclease, producing MVKFIHCADLHLDSPFKSRDYLSQPIFEDIQKSAYESFKKIVDLALAEEIDFMIISGDLFDQQNRTLRAEVFLKEQFERLEREQIFIYLCHGNHDPLSSNIATVWPDNVSVFSENVETYQTITKNGEEIFLHGFSYQNDASYENKLDEYPTSQGYKGIHIGILHGTYSKTSTNDRYTEFRLEDLNNKLYHYWALGHIHERQQLSDMPQIHYPGNIQGRHFKELGEKGCLLVEGDNLNLDAKFVPTQFIRFEKAVLETKQTSKQGLFDDIQAFKTQVRKNGKAIYQLKVIVDSDHWIPEQDILQIHEMISDYEANEHNFVFIEDLTIKNKYDDQNTLVKEFSPELIEDNTVYDQAMNDLYLNPKASKYLEKYSDFDRRELIEHAEELLKSDMRGE from the coding sequence ATGGTGAAATTTATTCATTGTGCTGATTTACACTTAGATAGTCCTTTTAAGTCAAGAGATTATCTCAGTCAGCCTATTTTCGAAGATATTCAAAAAAGTGCTTATGAAAGTTTTAAAAAAATAGTAGATTTAGCATTAGCCGAAGAAATCGATTTTATGATTATTTCAGGTGATTTATTTGATCAACAAAACCGCACATTACGTGCAGAAGTGTTTTTAAAGGAACAATTCGAACGTTTAGAAAGAGAACAGATTTTTATCTATTTATGTCACGGTAACCATGATCCTTTATCATCGAATATTGCTACTGTATGGCCAGATAATGTATCAGTTTTCTCTGAAAATGTAGAAACATATCAAACGATAACTAAAAACGGTGAAGAAATTTTTCTTCATGGTTTTAGCTACCAAAATGATGCGAGTTATGAGAATAAACTTGATGAATATCCAACTAGCCAAGGTTATAAAGGTATTCATATAGGCATTTTGCATGGCACATATAGTAAGACTAGTACAAATGACCGTTACACAGAGTTTAGATTAGAAGACTTAAATAATAAATTGTATCATTACTGGGCCTTAGGACATATACACGAACGTCAACAATTGAGCGATATGCCACAGATACATTATCCTGGCAATATACAAGGAAGACACTTTAAAGAGCTTGGTGAAAAAGGTTGTTTACTCGTTGAAGGTGACAACTTAAATCTCGATGCTAAATTTGTGCCAACGCAATTTATACGATTTGAGAAAGCTGTTCTGGAAACAAAACAAACGTCTAAACAAGGTCTTTTTGATGATATACAAGCATTTAAAACGCAAGTTAGAAAAAACGGTAAAGCAATCTATCAGCTTAAAGTAATAGTAGATTCGGATCATTGGATACCGGAACAAGATATTTTACAAATTCATGAAATGATAAGTGATTATGAGGCTAATGAACATAACTTTGTATTTATTGAAGATTTAACAATCAAGAATAAATATGATGATCAAAATACATTAGTTAAAGAATTTTCTCCTGAGTTAATCGAGGACAATACTGTATATGATCAAGCGATGAATGACTTATATTTAAATCCTAAAGCATCTAAGTATTTAGAAAAGTATAGCGATTTTGATAGACGAGAACTTATTGAACATGCTGAAGAACTCTTGAAGTCAGATATGAGGGGAGAATAA
- a CDS encoding YlbF/YmcA family competence regulator, which produces MAVNLYDHANQLEQALRESDEYQAIQNAYAKVKENQESKDLFDEFRETQLNFQQKQMQGEEIGEEELQKAQEQAQKIENDSNISELMAAEQNMSQVFQEINQIIVKPLDEIYAD; this is translated from the coding sequence GTGGCAGTAAATTTATACGATCATGCAAATCAATTAGAACAAGCATTAAGAGAAAGTGATGAATATCAAGCTATTCAAAATGCTTATGCAAAAGTTAAAGAAAATCAAGAATCAAAAGATTTATTTGATGAATTCCGTGAAACACAATTAAATTTCCAACAAAAACAAATGCAAGGTGAAGAAATCGGTGAAGAAGAGCTACAAAAAGCACAAGAACAAGCTCAAAAAATCGAAAATGATTCTAACATTTCTGAATTAATGGCTGCTGAACAAAATATGAGCCAAGTATTCCAAGAAATTAACCAAATCATTGTAAAACCTTTAGATGAAATTTACGCTGACTAA
- a CDS encoding DUF445 domain-containing protein — translation MHAFLIIIFMMIIGALIGGVTNVIAVKMLFHPFKTYYIFNKRVPFTPGLIPKRRAEIADKIGQVIEEHLLTESMIQSKLNAAATRTAIEEVVQKQIEKLKENRTSFDYLANKMDIDISQLANRKLETVMSEKLELFYYDHRDASIAQLIPEDIEKSLDSKVEAVPELLFDRARVYLKSEKGASDIASMLDTFFNEKGKIVGLLQMFMTKESIADRIQHELIRLTNHPKAKVIANQIIENEYTTFKSKQLSEVLNEQQFQSFKISVTDLAIGYMDINNMATKPLNTLMPNFIQFLENKVSQKLTNVIIENASKHISPIMKKVNLRQMVEQQINTFDLAYIEKLIIDIANKELKLIMLLGFLLGGIIGLLQGVIAIFV, via the coding sequence ATGCATGCATTTTTAATAATTATATTTATGATGATAATTGGTGCATTAATTGGCGGAGTAACGAACGTTATTGCGGTGAAAATGTTATTCCATCCATTCAAAACATATTATATTTTTAACAAACGCGTGCCATTCACGCCAGGTTTAATACCCAAACGAAGAGCAGAAATTGCTGATAAAATTGGGCAAGTTATTGAAGAACATTTACTTACTGAAAGTATGATTCAGTCCAAATTAAATGCAGCAGCGACGAGGACTGCAATCGAAGAAGTAGTACAAAAACAAATTGAGAAGTTAAAGGAAAATCGTACATCTTTTGATTATTTAGCAAATAAAATGGATATAGATATTAGCCAATTAGCAAATAGGAAATTAGAAACGGTCATGTCAGAAAAATTAGAACTGTTTTATTATGATCATAGGGATGCTTCAATTGCACAATTAATTCCTGAAGATATTGAAAAAAGTTTAGATAGTAAGGTTGAAGCAGTACCAGAACTATTATTTGATAGAGCACGTGTCTATTTGAAATCTGAAAAAGGCGCATCAGACATCGCATCAATGTTAGACACATTCTTCAATGAAAAAGGAAAAATTGTTGGGTTATTACAAATGTTTATGACGAAAGAAAGTATTGCTGATCGTATCCAACATGAATTAATCAGATTGACTAATCATCCCAAAGCGAAAGTTATCGCAAATCAAATTATCGAAAATGAGTATACAACCTTTAAATCCAAACAGTTAAGTGAAGTGCTAAATGAACAACAATTTCAATCTTTTAAAATATCAGTAACTGATTTAGCAATAGGTTATATGGATATTAATAATATGGCAACGAAGCCACTAAATACCCTTATGCCAAACTTTATACAATTTTTAGAAAATAAAGTGTCGCAAAAGCTAACAAATGTGATTATTGAAAATGCATCAAAACATATCTCGCCAATTATGAAGAAAGTTAATTTACGTCAAATGGTCGAACAGCAGATTAATACGTTTGATTTAGCATATATAGAAAAACTTATTATAGATATAGCGAATAAAGAGTTAAAATTAATTATGTTATTAGGTTTCTTATTAGGTGGTATTATTGGTTTATTACAAGGAGTAATTGCAATTTTTGTATAA
- a CDS encoding helix-turn-helix transcriptional regulator, which yields MDRQNFTDLIQTKFKMVRIEAGYTQDTMAQTIGLSKKTLVQIEKERVLPNWTTCVSICALFRDSDVLNSTFGCDPLEMVQTISRNHCAYPNHSTTSDIYWNTVDSRNGFILQSNKVSDIYRVLNQETQPIFGTSKLREAETYFGRISKEELMHV from the coding sequence ATGGATAGACAGAATTTCACAGATTTAATTCAAACAAAATTTAAAATGGTACGTATTGAAGCAGGTTATACGCAAGATACGATGGCCCAAACTATTGGTCTTTCAAAAAAGACTTTAGTACAAATAGAAAAAGAAAGAGTACTACCTAACTGGACAACATGTGTCTCAATTTGTGCATTATTTAGAGATTCAGATGTTTTAAATAGTACATTTGGTTGTGATCCTCTAGAAATGGTACAAACTATTTCTCGTAATCACTGTGCATACCCTAACCATTCAACAACAAGTGACATCTACTGGAACACTGTTGATAGCCGTAATGGTTTCATCTTACAAAGCAATAAAGTAAGTGATATTTATCGCGTACTTAACCAAGAAACACAACCAATATTTGGTACTTCTAAATTAAGAGAAGCAGAAACGTATTTTGGTAGAATTTCTAAAGAAGAGTTAATGCACGTATAA
- the purU gene encoding formyltetrahydrofolate deformylase has protein sequence MEDKYILLATCNDKVGITSLITNIIAEYGSNILHLDHFTEYDHAQDTAGKLFLRFEFEKVTQLKEALENTLSQNNINFDIFDTSVKTKIALFVSKEDHAFNEVLLRVQRKEIPAEITCVVSNHENNRHFAESFNIPFYYVPSNNDKTVVEQNILDICAKHEVELIVLAKYMQILTDNFVSHYPNQIINIHHSFLPSFIGANPYKQAWERGVKLVGATSHYVTSDLDEGPIIDQDVTRINHRYNVQDLRKIGRHVESSVLAQAVEYHVQHKVIVNDGNKTIVFN, from the coding sequence ATGGAAGATAAATACATATTACTCGCAACATGCAATGACAAAGTTGGTATAACATCATTAATTACAAATATTATTGCAGAATACGGCTCTAATATTTTACATCTTGATCACTTTACTGAATACGATCATGCACAAGATACCGCAGGAAAATTATTTTTAAGATTTGAGTTTGAAAAAGTAACACAATTGAAAGAAGCTCTAGAAAACACTTTAAGCCAAAATAATATTAATTTTGATATTTTTGATACAAGTGTTAAAACAAAAATCGCATTATTTGTATCAAAAGAAGACCATGCTTTTAATGAGGTATTATTGAGAGTTCAGCGTAAAGAAATTCCTGCTGAAATTACTTGTGTTGTCAGTAACCATGAAAACAATAGACATTTTGCTGAATCTTTTAATATCCCTTTTTACTATGTACCAAGTAACAATGATAAGACTGTTGTTGAACAAAACATATTAGATATTTGCGCAAAACACGAAGTAGAATTAATAGTTTTAGCTAAGTATATGCAAATACTTACTGATAATTTTGTAAGTCATTATCCAAATCAAATTATTAATATCCACCATTCTTTCTTACCTTCATTCATTGGAGCGAACCCATACAAACAAGCTTGGGAGCGCGGCGTTAAATTAGTCGGTGCAACAAGTCATTACGTAACTTCTGATTTAGATGAAGGACCGATTATAGACCAAGATGTCACACGTATTAATCATCGTTATAACGTACAAGATTTACGTAAAATTGGACGTCATGTTGAATCTTCTGTTTTAGCTCAAGCAGTTGAATATCATGTTCAACATAAAGTCATCGTAAATGATGGCAATAAAACAATTGTTTTTAATTAA